The Natrinema sp. DC36 genome includes the window AGGAAACGGGCACCCAGATCCGGTTCTGGCCCGACACCGGCATCTTCGAGACGGGCGAGATTTCGTTCTCGACGCTCTCGAACCGGCTTCGGGAACTGGCCTTCCTCAACTCGGGCGTCCGCATCACGCTCCGCGACGAGCGCGAGGACGACGACGAGGGCGAACCCGTTTCCGAGACCTACGAGTACGACGGTGGCATCCGCGAGTTCGTCAAGTATCTGAACGAGACGCGCTCGGCGATGCACGACGACACCATCTACTTCGAGGACGAGGACCAGAACGTCCAGATCGAAGTGGCGATGCAGGCCACCCAGGAGCTACAGGGGTCGATCCACGCCTTCGCGAACAACATCAACACCCGCGAGGGCGGGACCCACCTCACCGGGTTCAAGACCGCGCTGACCCGGACGGTCAACGACTACGCCAACGAGAACGACCTGCTCTCCGATCTCGATAACAATCTCACCGGCGAGGACATCCGGGAGGGACTCACCGCGGTCATCTCGATCAAACACCCCGATCCCCAGTTCGAGGGCCAGACGAAGACGAAACTCGGCAACAGCGAAGTCCGCGGGATCGTCGAGAGCGCCATGCACGAGGGACTCGGCACCTACTTCGAGGAACATCCCGACACCGCCCAGGCGATCGTCATGAAGGCCGTCGAGGCGGCCAAAGCCCGGATGGCCGCCCAGAAGGCCGAGGAACTGACGCGCCGGAAATCGGCGCTCGATTCGACTTCCCTGCCCGGCAAACTGGCCGACTGTCAGACCAAAGATCCGGACGAAGCGGAACTGTTCATCGCGGAGGGTGACTCCGCGGGCGGCAGCGCAAAGCAGGCCCGAAACCCTGATTTCCAGGCCATCCTCCCAATCAAGGGGAAGATTCTCAACGTCGAGAAGCACCGCCTGGACCGAATCCTCGAGAACGACGAAATCCGGAACATGATCACCGCAATCGGCGCGGGAATCGGCGACGAGTTCGACGTCGAGGATGTCCGCTACAAGAAGATCATCATGGCGACGGACGCCGACGTCGACGGCGCGCACATCCGGACGCTGCTGTTGACGTTCTTCTACCGGCACATGCGTCCGCTGCTCGAGGGCGGTTACGTCTACGCGACCCAGCCGCCGCTGTACCGCATCCGGTATCGCGGCGAAACCTACGATGCGATGACCGAAGCGGAACGCGACGAGATCATCGAGGAGAAGTGCGACGGGAGCGCGACGCAGGTCCAGCGGTTCAAGGGCCTCGGCGAGATGAACCCCGAACAGCTCTGGGACACGACGATGAACCCCGATAACCGCATCCTCAAACAGATCACGATCGAGGACGCGGCCGCGGCGGACAAGATGTTCTCCGTCCTGATGGGCGACGCCGTCGAACCCCGCAAGCAGTTCATCAAGGACCACGCGCCGGAAGCAGAGTGGATCGACATATAGCGAGTTTACGAGAGACATGAGTTCAGACGTACCCGATCCGACGGACGTAGAGGCACGGTCAGTCGAAAACGTCCGTATCGAAAACGAGATGGAGCAGAGTTACATCGACTACGCGATGAGCGTCATCGCCGGTCGCGCCCTCCCCGACGTCCGCGACGGGCTCAAGCCCGTCCACCGGCGCATCCTCTATGCGATGCACGAGATGGGCGTCTCCTCCGGGAGCAGCCACCGCAAGTCCTCCTCGATCGTCGGGGAGACGATGGGTGACTACCACCCCCACGGCGACAGCGCGATCTACGATACCCTGGTTCGGTTGGCCCAGGACTTCTCGATGCGCTATCCGCTGGTCGACGGCCAGGGGAACTTCGGCTCGATGGACGGCGACCCGGCCGCCGCGCCCCGATACACAGAGGCGCGGATGGCCCCGCTCGCCGAGGAACTGCTCGAGGACATCGACAAGGACACGGTCGACTTCTCGTCGAACTACGACGACCGCCTGCAGGAACCCGACGTGTTGCCGGCGGCGTTCCCGAACCTCCTCGTGAACGGCTCCTCCGGGATCGCGGTCGGGATGTCGACGAACATCCCGCCGCACAATCTGGGAGAGGTCATCGACGCGACGATCGAGTTGATCGACGACCCCGACGCGACCGTCGACGACCTGATGGAGCACGTCAAGGGGCCGGACTTCCCGACGGGCGCGAACATCGTCGGCCGGGACGCCATCTACTCCGCCTACAAGACCGGCCGCGGTCGAATTCGGGTCCGCGCCGAGTTCGAAGTCGAGGAGTGGAAGTCGAACCGCGAGCGCATCGTCATCACCGAACTCCCCTTCCAGGCCAACAAGGCCCGCCTCGTCGAGCGGATCGCCGAGGACGTCAACGAGGGCGAGATCGAGGGCATCTCCGACCTGCGCGACGAGTCCGACCGCAACGGCGTCCGCGTCGTCGTCGAACTCAAACGCGGCGCGAACGCGGAGGTCGTCGAGAACAAACTGCTCGAGAACCACCTCGAGCGGACCTTCGGCGTCATCAACCTCGCGCTGGTCGACGGCCAGCCCCGCGTGCTCTCGCTCAAGGAGACCTTAGCTGAGTACATCTCCCACCGACGCGAGGTCGTCCGGCGGCGCAGCGAGTACGACCTCCAGGAGGCGGAAGACCGAGCGCACATCCTCGAGGGCCGGATGACGGCCGTCGAGAACGCCGAAGATGTCGTCGAACTGATCCGGAACAGCGAGGACCGGTCGGCCGCGAAAGCGGCGCTGCGGGAGGCCTACGACTTCTCCGAGGAGCAGGCCACCCACATCGTCCGGATGCAACTCGGGAGCCTCACCTCGATGGAGGCCGCCGAGATCGAGGACGAGTACGAGGACGTGCAGGTCGAAATCGAGCGCCTGACCGCGATCCTCGAGAGCGAGTCCGAACTGCTCTCCGTCATCAAAGACGAACTCCGCGAGATCAAAGACGAGTACGCCGACGACCGCCGGACCTCGATCGTCGAGGATCAGGGGACGGTCACCCACGAGGACCTCATCCCGGAGGAGGAGGTCTTCGTCGTGATGACGGAGGACGACTACGTCAAGCGGATGCCGATCGACGGCTTCGACCCCCAGGGTCGCGGCGGGAAAGGGATCATCGGTGCCGACGTCAAAGCGGACGACAGGGTTACGACGGTCTTCCGGGCCAACACTCACGACTACCTGCTCTGCTTTACGAATCAGGGCGAAGTCTACCGACTCAAGACCTACGAGATTCCGGAGATGGGCCGGACAGCGCGCGGGAAATCGGCGATCAACATCCTCGATCTCGACCCCGGCGAGGACATCACGGCCATCGTCGACACCGACGCCTTCGGCGACGACGAGTTCGTGACGATGGCCACCCGACACGGCTACGTCAAGCGGACCGCCGGCGAGGAGTTCGATAACATCCTCTCGACGGGGATCATCGCGGCCGACCTCGAGGAGGGCGACGAACTGGTCGACGTCGACGTGACGGACGGCTCCCAGGACCTCGTTATCGCGACCGAGGGCGGCATGACGATCCGCTTCGACGAGAACGAGGTCCGCGCGATGGGACGGAACGCCCGCGGCGTCAACGGTATCAAACTCCAGGACGGCGACGCCGTGGCGGGACTGGTTGCGACGGACGAGGACGACGGACAGGCGTTGCTGACGGTCACGGAAAACGGCTACGGCAAACGAACGCTGCTCTCCGAGTACCGTACCCAGTCCCGGTACGGCAAGGGGCTAATCGACATCAAGACGGGCGAACGCAACGGGCCCGTGACGGCCGTCAAGGCGGTCGACACGGACGATCAGCTCGTAATGATGAGCGAGCGCGGCCAGATCGTCCGGACGCGAGTCGACGAAATCTCGACCGTCGGCAGGAACACGATGGGCGTGATCGTGATGGAAGTCGAGGACGGCGACGCGGTCGCGAGCGTCGACGTGATCCCGGCGTCGGCGGTCGCCGACGCGGACGACGCAGTCGACGACCCGAACTGACAGCTCGAGATCCCGTTGCGATACTGACGCTGACTCCAGACCGTTTTCGCGTCGCAACTGTCGAACGCCAGCGCAGGCGCTCGTAGAAGAAGCGTGGTGAACGCGGCCGATCGTCGTTCAGTGTGCCGGTTCTTCGGCGGGCGCGACCATGTCGTCGATGCGCAGGATGAGGATGTTGTTCGTATCGTCTTTCCCGTCGACCGTGCCTTCGATGACCAGTTTCGAAAGCGGCGTCGGGCCGACGGTGACGGAGTCGTTCTCGTGAATGTCGCTGAGGGTACCCTGGATGTGAATCTCCGCGCGGCAGAGTTCCGGATGGTGGACGCTCGAGAGATCGATCTCCTCGATGATGGTGTCGTCGACGGGTTCGCCCTCGTGTTGCATCGGGACCGCTGCGGGCTCGTCCATCTGCTGGATCTCGAGCGCCTCGTAGGCGGCGGCCGTCGGTTTGTAACCGCCTTTTGGCCCCGGTACGCCCTCTACCAGTTGCAGGGCTTTGAGACTCTGCATCTGGTTGCGGATCGTCCCCGGATTGCGGTCGACCTGTTCGGCGATGTCCTCCCCCTTGATGGCGTCTTCGGTCTCTTTGTGGAGATTCGTTAGCGCGCGGAGGATTTTCTTCTGGCTGGGGGTGAGTTCGATGGATGACATAGTGATATATTCGTATTTGGATTCCTTAAACCCGGCGGGTGAGCCGAGCGTTTTGGCAGTATTGTGACGGTTGAGCCGGCGCTAGGAAGAAGTTTCGGTTCGTTCGCTCTACAGCAATTCGCATCCGTTCGATTGGAACCGCCCCACTCTGATCGAACCGCTCGAGTGATTCCCGTCACCTATGACGACGGTGTGGGCTCCGTAGGCGTCGCAACTCGGACGTGATGGGCGACGGATTCGGGAAGCGAGACCGGCTCGTCGGCTTCGCTCGAGCGAGCCGTTACCATCCCGAACGGTGCGATCTCGAGAATCTCCAGTTCGACACCGGGTTGGACGCCGTTGTCGGCGAGGTACGACAGCACGTCGGGATCCTGGTCGGCGACTTCGGCGACGGTCACGACGGTCCCCGCCTCGAACTCGGTGATGGCCTCTCCGTCGGGCCGTTCCGGCGGCTCGAGGTCCGCGCCGGGGATCGGCGATCCGTGGGGATCGACCGTCGGCTCGCCGAGGGCGTCGGCGACGCGGGCCTCGAAGTTCTCGCTGATGTGATGCTCGAGCCGGTCGGCTTCCGCGTGGACTTCCGACCAGTCGTAATCGAGGTGTTCCGTGAGGTACGCCTCGAGCAGCCGGTGGTGGCGGACGACCTCGAGGGCGACGGTTTCGCCCTCGTCGGTCAGAGTCACCCCGCGGTACTTCTCGCGGTCGACGAGTTCGCGCGCCTCGAGTTTATCGAGCATGCTCGTGACCGTCGGCGACGTGACCTCTAGCTCGGACGCGATCTCGGAGGTCTTGATCCGATCGTCGGTCTCGCGCTGGAGCTGATAGATCGCTTTGAGGTAGTCTTCCATCACGTCGCTCAGCATCATGCTGTCCCGGGATTAGACGCGTCTAACCCTAAAGCTATCGCCAGCGTCGGACCGGATCGTCGCTCCCGGCGAACCACCGCGAAACTCATCGACTGGGTCGCCACGACACCCATCGTCGACATCGCCACGACCAAGCCCGTCGACGGCGTAGCGCACGTATGGGACGAACCGTCAGAATCATCGGCGCACCGATGGACTACGGGGCGAACCGCCGCGGTGTCGATATGGGGCCCTCGGCGATTCGATACGCGGACCTGGCCGACGGCCTCGAGCGAGCGGGCGTCGAGCCGATCGACGACGGCGACCTCTCGATGCCGCGCGCCGAGGAGCGCGATCCGGACGCCGACCAGCCCAGTCGGGGAAACGCGAAATTCCTCCGGGAGGTCGAGGATGTCTGTTCGCGCGTGGGCGATCGAGTCGCGGCGACGCTCGCCGACGGCGAGTTCCCCCTCGTGCTGGGCGGTGACCACTCGGTCGCGATCGGGTCGCTCGACGGCTCGGCGCGAGCCGCAGATCTCGGCGTCGTCTGGTTCGACGCCCACGCGGACCTCAACACGCCCGAAACGTCACCCAGCGGGAACGTCCACGGGATGCCACTGGCCGCAGCACTCGGACGCGGCGCGTTCGGGGAGACCGAGTGGGCACCCGCGGCCGGACTCCGGGAGTCGTCGATCGCCTACGTCGGCCTCCGGAGCATCGACGACCGCGAGCGCGAACTGATTCGAGAGAGCGAGATGACGGCCTTCACCATGTCCGACATCGACCAGCGGGACATCTCCGCGGTCGTCGAAGACGCGCTCGCGGTCGCAACCGACGGGACCGACGGCGTCCACGTCAGCCTCGACCTCGACTGGCTCGACCCCAAGGCGGCCCCAGGTGTCGGCACCCCCGTCCGCGGCGGCGTCACTTACCGGGAAGCCCACGCCGCGCTCGAGGTAATTTCTCGACGCGACGAGGCCGACGGGATACTCAGATCGATGGACGTCGTCGAGGTTAATCCGATTTTGGACGAGGCGAACGAGACGGCGACACTCGCGGCCGAACTGACGGCGAGCACGTTCGGGAAACGCATTCTTTAATCGGTTCGCTGAAATGTCTTGAACCGGCTCCACGAGCGGTGCTCCGGCATGAGAACCGAAGACACACTGATTCCCGTTTCAACACCTTTGTATCATAGTGTTTCGCAGTGTTGCATATGACTGAGAACGTCGTCGTGCTCGGTGCTGGCTACGCCGGTACCGGTGCGGTCAACAAACTCCAATCGGAGCTCGAAGGCAACGCTCGGCTGACCTGGATCGCTGACGTCGACTATCACCTCGTTCTGCACGAATCCCACCGCGTGATCCGAGATCCGGACGTCCGCTCGGACATCACGTTCCCGGTCAACCGGATCGCGGACCCGTCGACCCGGTTCATTCAGGACGAAGTCACCGGTCTCGACGTCGACGAACAGACCGTCGAACTCGCCGACGGCGATGACGTCGACTACGACTACGTTCTCGTCGGTCTCGGCAGCCAGACCGCCTACTACGGCATCTCCGGCCTCGAGGAGCACTCCCTGACGCTGAAGAGCCTCGACGACGCCCTCGAGATCAACGAGGCCGTCACCGAAGCGAGCCAGGAGGCGACGCGCGGCGACCCCGCACAGGTCGTCATCGGCGGTGCGGGCCTCTCGGGCATCCAGACCGCCGGCGAGATCGCGGAGTTCCGCGACAATCACCGCGCGCCGATCGAGATCCACCTCGTCGAAGCGCTCGAGGAGATCTTCCCCGGCAACGATCCGGAAGTCCAGCAGGCGCTGCGCGACCTGCTCGAGGAGGCCGGCGTCCAGATCCACACGGACGACCCGATCACCGAGGCCACCGCGGACCACATCGAGTTCGACGAGGGCGAACCGCTCGATCACGACGTGCTCGTCTGGACCGGCGGCATCACGGGTCGCGACGCGATGGACGACGCCGACCTCGAGAACGAACACAACCGAGTGACCACCGGGGCGAACTTCCAGACCTCGGACGAGCGCGTGTTCGCCATCGGCGACTCGGCGATCATCGACCAGGGCGACCAGCCCGCACCGCCGACGGCACAGGCCGCCTGGCAGGCCGCGGACGTCGCCGGCGAGAACATCGCCCGCGCGATCGAGAACCGCCCCCTCAAAACCTGGGAGTTCGAGGACAAGGGGACCGTCATCTCCGTCGGCGAGAAGGCCGTCGCCCACGGCGTCAAGCCCGCCTTCGGAATCTCCCTCCCCGTCGACACCTTCGGCGGCTACCCGGCGAAGAACCTGAAAAAGATGATCGCCGCCCGCTGGATCGCGGACATCACATCCTGGAACGTCGCCCGCCGATCCTGGTCGTCTCTCTAAGCCTGTTTTGGCTGTTGCCGTTCGAGCAGTGGCGGTTGTTTCGTCCTCGACTCTTCGTAGATTGTTAGACCGTCACTGACCGCTAGTCGACGGTCACGCCAGCGAAACCCGTACGGCGTGAGGGACTCGAAGCCGATCGGTTCGCTGGAGCGAGCAGCGCTGCACTCTACTGTTGCGCTCGAGACGGCCCGTTCAGTCCCGATCCTCGGCGGCCGTCTCGCCAGTCGACTCACCCATCGTTTCCGCCGGAACGCCGGCGACCGTCGCCCCGGGCGGGACGTCGCGGGTCACGAGCGAGTTCGCCGCGATCCGGGCCTCCTCACCGATCTCGACGCCGGGCAACACGATCGCGCCGGCCCCGATCATCGCTCGTTCACCGACGACGACCTCGCCGGTCCGGTACTCGTCCTGCAGGAACTCGTGACAGAGGATCGTCGCGTCGTAGCCGACGATCGCGTCCGCTTCGACGGTGATCAACTCCGGCCAGAAGACGTCGGGCGTGGCCTCGAGGCCCCACGAGACGCCCTCGCCGACCGTGACGCCGATACGCCGCAGTAGCCAGCGTTTGAACCGGAGGCTGGGCGAGATTCGCACGAGCCAGACGACGATGTAGTTGATCGCGACCCGGAGGGGGCCGCGAGCGGTGGTCCAGTGGGCCAGCGAGTTGCGCGGTCCGGGCGTCGCGTGGCGCTCGACGCGCTCGTGTCGCCGCGTCGTGTCGTCGGAAGTCGTCACTGCCCCGTCCTTTGACGTATCGCTACATGAAACCGATCGATGCGGAACCGGAATCGAATCGACGAATCGACCCTAACTGGGTAGGGGATATCGCTGTCCCGATTCGCGCGAATGGAAACTGTATGTCCCAGTCTCAATCGAAGACCCTCGAGTCGCAGACGATCTGGACGCTGCTTTCGAACCCGACGCGTCAGTCCGTTCTCGACGTGCTTCGGACGGTCGAACGGGGGACGCCCGAGGAACTGGCCCACCGGATCGCCTCGTCGGATCGCGACTTCGAGGGCAGCGAGTCCGGACCCGCCGCCCGGCGAACGATCACCATCGCACTGATCCATAACCACCTCCCGCGACTGGACGCACACGATGTCGTCGAGTACCGCGGTCCCGAAGCGGCGGTAACGCGGGGAGAAACCTTCGAGGATCTCGTCTCGGTTCTCGACCGATCGTGACGGTGGCGAGCGGGAGAGAAACCCGGCGCTTGCCGCCGCTCGGTCGAGAGCGATAACGCACGCCTGTCGCCGCCCTCACTCGCGGTCGGGGTGATCGATCGCTCGTGCTCCCGGAACCCCCACCATCTCCCGAAACGCAGACCCCGAAAGAGCACAGCGATAGGCCGGCTTGAACATCATGTTCGACCCGCCGGCGCGGACGTTCCACTCGGACGCGATTTCGTCGCGCAGGTAGTACTGCGGCCGTTCGTTGCCCGGCGCGACGTAGTAGTCGCTGAGCCGAATCGGCTCCCGCTCGAAGAGTCCGCCGGGCGTGCGGCCGTCGACGATGACGACCGGCTTCTCGAGGTAGAGATCGCTGCCCCGGGCGCGTTTCGCGTGTGCGTTCTCCGGATGCGCGTCGAGGATCGCCTCCCGCTCGTCGGGGGACATTTCGGGGTCGACGACGACCACCTCCTCGACCGTGAAATACCCGATCAGGTAGCGGTGGGCGCGGTCCCCGCCCGGTCGACGCAGTCCGGCGTAGAAGCCGACGACGTCTCCCGGCTCGAGCGCGCGGAGCCGCGAGACGTAGCCGCTGGTCCGGTGTTCGCCGTAGGTCAGCGCCTCGAAGTTCGGATCGCGGTGGAGCGGCCAGTCCGCGAGCGCGTCGCCGGTGACGGATTCGGTCCCGTCGTGGACCGGCTGAGGCGTGATACGGGTCGTCAGGTCCGCTGCGGTCCCGTCACCGGCACGGAGAGTCCACGAACCGAGGGTTTCCGACTCCGCCGTGTCGGGGGTTTTCTCCGGGATCGGGACGTATTCGAAGCGGCCGTCGTCGTAGAGGGGAGCCAACGCACCGACGTTCGTGCTGTCGGCACCAACGCCGGCGAGAACGACTGTCATAGGGGTGTTCGTACTCATCGGTCGGATCGACGTGGCGATAAATCCGCCGAAAGCTCGGGACGGCCGGGAGGCCGGGAAGCGATGACGCGGTCGACGACCGATTCGGGTCAGCGATCGGTCGAACGGGCCACGTAATAGAGGGGAACGAGAAGGATGAGGAAGAGGACGCCGGTCGCGGCGACGCCGAGCCACACCGTCGATAGCCAGCGCACGGGAAGCATGCCGGCGACCTCGAGGACCCACAGAAGGCTGTAAACGCCGACGATCAGCAGGCTGGCGACGTACACCCGCAGGAGCCAGCCGACGATCCGGTACAGCGTCGTCGTCGTGACCGCCGGCGGAAAGGAGTCCTCGAGGTGGCCGATCATCTTCTCACCCGCCGGTCGGTAGTGCGGGCGAAATCGTCGGTAGCGATGGGACGCTCACCGCTCGAACGCTGGCAGCCGCGGGTCGTCGATAGCGATACCATCGAGCCGATACTCCACAGTGGTTAGTCAAATCGCTTGAATCTTTGTGCTGTTCGCAGGGAGACGTTCGGATATGCTCACCGCACTCCGTCCGCAATGGTTTCAGTTCGAAGGGTGCCTCGAATAGTTGTGCCCTGATAACGGTCTCGGTGGCGGCGGCGGTGTCACCAGACTCTTCTTAAACGAGAGCGGCGACGATGCCGATAATGGGAGATCGGTTCGGTATGCGGACAAGATTGGTGACGGCGCTATTATCGTGGCAATCCCTCGGATTGCTCACGGCCACCATCGTACTCGTGGTCGGTACGACAGTCACTCCACCGGCGGCCCTCTCCGTCGACGGGCAACGCACACTGGCAGTGT containing:
- the gyrB gene encoding DNA topoisomerase (ATP-hydrolyzing) subunit B, encoding MSQESEYGAGQIQVLEGLEAVRKRPAMYIGSTDSRGLHHLVYEVVDNSIDEALAGHCDDITVSIHEDGSVSVADDGRGIPVDTHEEYDRPALEVILTVLHAGGKFDNKSYQVSGGLHGVGVSVVNALSQRLEAEVKRDGGVFRHAFEGGEPVGDMERVRDMEPDEETGTQIRFWPDTGIFETGEISFSTLSNRLRELAFLNSGVRITLRDEREDDDEGEPVSETYEYDGGIREFVKYLNETRSAMHDDTIYFEDEDQNVQIEVAMQATQELQGSIHAFANNINTREGGTHLTGFKTALTRTVNDYANENDLLSDLDNNLTGEDIREGLTAVISIKHPDPQFEGQTKTKLGNSEVRGIVESAMHEGLGTYFEEHPDTAQAIVMKAVEAAKARMAAQKAEELTRRKSALDSTSLPGKLADCQTKDPDEAELFIAEGDSAGGSAKQARNPDFQAILPIKGKILNVEKHRLDRILENDEIRNMITAIGAGIGDEFDVEDVRYKKIIMATDADVDGAHIRTLLLTFFYRHMRPLLEGGYVYATQPPLYRIRYRGETYDAMTEAERDEIIEEKCDGSATQVQRFKGLGEMNPEQLWDTTMNPDNRILKQITIEDAAAADKMFSVLMGDAVEPRKQFIKDHAPEAEWIDI
- the gyrA gene encoding DNA gyrase subunit A, encoding MSSDVPDPTDVEARSVENVRIENEMEQSYIDYAMSVIAGRALPDVRDGLKPVHRRILYAMHEMGVSSGSSHRKSSSIVGETMGDYHPHGDSAIYDTLVRLAQDFSMRYPLVDGQGNFGSMDGDPAAAPRYTEARMAPLAEELLEDIDKDTVDFSSNYDDRLQEPDVLPAAFPNLLVNGSSGIAVGMSTNIPPHNLGEVIDATIELIDDPDATVDDLMEHVKGPDFPTGANIVGRDAIYSAYKTGRGRIRVRAEFEVEEWKSNRERIVITELPFQANKARLVERIAEDVNEGEIEGISDLRDESDRNGVRVVVELKRGANAEVVENKLLENHLERTFGVINLALVDGQPRVLSLKETLAEYISHRREVVRRRSEYDLQEAEDRAHILEGRMTAVENAEDVVELIRNSEDRSAAKAALREAYDFSEEQATHIVRMQLGSLTSMEAAEIEDEYEDVQVEIERLTAILESESELLSVIKDELREIKDEYADDRRTSIVEDQGTVTHEDLIPEEEVFVVMTEDDYVKRMPIDGFDPQGRGGKGIIGADVKADDRVTTVFRANTHDYLLCFTNQGEVYRLKTYEIPEMGRTARGKSAINILDLDPGEDITAIVDTDAFGDDEFVTMATRHGYVKRTAGEEFDNILSTGIIAADLEEGDELVDVDVTDGSQDLVIATEGGMTIRFDENEVRAMGRNARGVNGIKLQDGDAVAGLVATDEDDGQALLTVTENGYGKRTLLSEYRTQSRYGKGLIDIKTGERNGPVTAVKAVDTDDQLVMMSERGQIVRTRVDEISTVGRNTMGVIVMEVEDGDAVASVDVIPASAVADADDAVDDPN
- a CDS encoding Rrf2 family transcriptional regulator; translation: MSSIELTPSQKKILRALTNLHKETEDAIKGEDIAEQVDRNPGTIRNQMQSLKALQLVEGVPGPKGGYKPTAAAYEALEIQQMDEPAAVPMQHEGEPVDDTIIEEIDLSSVHHPELCRAEIHIQGTLSDIHENDSVTVGPTPLSKLVIEGTVDGKDDTNNILILRIDDMVAPAEEPAH
- a CDS encoding metal-dependent transcriptional regulator: MMLSDVMEDYLKAIYQLQRETDDRIKTSEIASELEVTSPTVTSMLDKLEARELVDREKYRGVTLTDEGETVALEVVRHHRLLEAYLTEHLDYDWSEVHAEADRLEHHISENFEARVADALGEPTVDPHGSPIPGADLEPPERPDGEAITEFEAGTVVTVAEVADQDPDVLSYLADNGVQPGVELEILEIAPFGMVTARSSEADEPVSLPESVAHHVRVATPTEPTPSS
- the rocF gene encoding arginase translates to MGRTVRIIGAPMDYGANRRGVDMGPSAIRYADLADGLERAGVEPIDDGDLSMPRAEERDPDADQPSRGNAKFLREVEDVCSRVGDRVAATLADGEFPLVLGGDHSVAIGSLDGSARAADLGVVWFDAHADLNTPETSPSGNVHGMPLAAALGRGAFGETEWAPAAGLRESSIAYVGLRSIDDRERELIRESEMTAFTMSDIDQRDISAVVEDALAVATDGTDGVHVSLDLDWLDPKAAPGVGTPVRGGVTYREAHAALEVISRRDEADGILRSMDVVEVNPILDEANETATLAAELTASTFGKRIL
- a CDS encoding NAD(P)/FAD-dependent oxidoreductase; amino-acid sequence: MTENVVVLGAGYAGTGAVNKLQSELEGNARLTWIADVDYHLVLHESHRVIRDPDVRSDITFPVNRIADPSTRFIQDEVTGLDVDEQTVELADGDDVDYDYVLVGLGSQTAYYGISGLEEHSLTLKSLDDALEINEAVTEASQEATRGDPAQVVIGGAGLSGIQTAGEIAEFRDNHRAPIEIHLVEALEEIFPGNDPEVQQALRDLLEEAGVQIHTDDPITEATADHIEFDEGEPLDHDVLVWTGGITGRDAMDDADLENEHNRVTTGANFQTSDERVFAIGDSAIIDQGDQPAPPTAQAAWQAADVAGENIARAIENRPLKTWEFEDKGTVISVGEKAVAHGVKPAFGISLPVDTFGGYPAKNLKKMIAARWIADITSWNVARRSWSSL
- a CDS encoding acyltransferase, with protein sequence MTTSDDTTRRHERVERHATPGPRNSLAHWTTARGPLRVAINYIVVWLVRISPSLRFKRWLLRRIGVTVGEGVSWGLEATPDVFWPELITVEADAIVGYDATILCHEFLQDEYRTGEVVVGERAMIGAGAIVLPGVEIGEEARIAANSLVTRDVPPGATVAGVPAETMGESTGETAAEDRD